From the Cucurbita pepo subsp. pepo cultivar mu-cu-16 chromosome LG05, ASM280686v2, whole genome shotgun sequence genome, one window contains:
- the LOC111795937 gene encoding patatin-like protein 3: MAPDFGKGKVITILSVDGGGIRGIIPGTILAFLESKLQELDGPDARIADYFDVIAGTSTGGLVTSMLTTPDKDNRPLYAAKDLTRFYMEHAPKIFPQRSHFLSSVMNFVGRVMGPKYDGKYLRSLIHELLGDTTLKQTLTQVIIPAFDIKRLQPVIFTTIDAKWDELKNPKLADVCISTSAAPTFLPGHEFETQDSKGNIRKFDMVDGGVAANNPTLAAITHVTKEMSLLRHRNELLNIKPMETKRMLILSLGTGTPKNDEKYSAATSSKWGMLDWIYHGGAAPIVDIFSDASDDMVDYHISSIFQSSNHQKNYLRIQDDTLTGDVSSVDIATKRNLLKLIDVGKNLLKKPLSRVNLESGNFEPLDGEGTNEEALAAFAKMLSDEKKLRLSP; encoded by the exons ATGGCACCTGATTTCGGGAAGGGGAAGGTCATAACAATTTTGAGTGTCGATGGCGGTGGCATTAGAGGCATTATTCCCGGAACTATCCTAGCTTTTCTCGAGTCTAAACTTCAG GAATTGGATGGCCCAGATGCGAGAATTGCTGATTACTTCGACGTAATTGCTGGAACGAGTACAGGTGGTTTGGTGACCTCGATGCTTACAACTCCTGACAAGGATAATCGACCTTTGTACGCTGCGAAAGATCTTACTCGCTTCTATATGGAACATGCACCAAAAATCTTCCCTCAGAGAAG TCATTTCTTAAGCTCGGTGATGAATTTTGTTGGAAGAGTTATGGGGCCAAAGTACGACGGGAAGTACTTGAGATCATTGATACACGAATTACTTGGAGATACAACGCTTAAGCAAACGCTAACACAAGTCATTATTCCTGCTTTCGATATTAAGCGTCTTCAGCCTGTCATATTCACAACTATTGAT GCTAAATGGGACGAGCTAAAGAATCCAAAATTGGCGGATGTTTGCATCAGTACCTCAGCAGCACCAACGTTCTTACCAGGCCACGAGTTTGAAACTCAGGACTCCAAAGGAAACATTCGTAAATTTGACATGGTTGATGGTGGCGTTGCAGCCAATAACCCA ACATTAGCAGCCATAACTCATGTGACCAAAGAGATGAGCTTATTGAGGCATAGAAATGAGCTATTAAACATAAAGCCCatggaaacaaaaagaatgttGATCCTTTCATTAGGCACTGGTACGCCTAAGAATGATGAGAAGTATAGCGCAGCTACATCTTCAAAATGGGGCATGCTTGATTGGATCTACCACGGTGGAGCGGCACCTATAGTCGACATTTTCAGCGATGCAAGCGATGATATGGTAGACTATCATATTTCAAGCATATTCCAATCTTCAAACCATCAAAAGAATTATCTTCGTATTCAG GATGACACGTTGACGGGTGATGTATCGTCTGTGGATATTGCCACCAAGAGGAATTTACTGAAGCTGATCGATGTGGGGAAGAATTTACTAAAGAAGCCATTGTCGAGGGTGAATTTGGAGTCGGGAAACTTCGAACCTCTTGATGGGGAAGGGACTAATGAAGAGGCCCTTGCTGCATTTGCTAAAATGTTGTCGGATGAGAAAAAGCTACGATTGAGCCCTTGA